One segment of Leuconostoc lactis DNA contains the following:
- a CDS encoding DMT family transporter, which produces MTNRTKGLLFAILGPLLWGINSVVVDMLFAQGVNARWFATFRLIVAGAVLLVWAYLKQGNQIFAPFKRWRDAGHLLVFSFLGMLFVQYTYIMAIEAGNAATATVLQFTNPIMIAIFLAIRHWQLPARQDVIAIIFAVVGTVLIATHGQIGTLAMSTPALVWGLLAGVGAVFYTLLPHQLITKFGAVTVSAWAMAISGIGINFVNPVWIDAPDWRLPVIGLLSFSILIGTAFAYVVFIQSLAWIKPTVASTLGALEPLMGTILSILIFHIAFGVADMIGSILIISTVFIQALRRTI; this is translated from the coding sequence ATGACGAATAGAACAAAAGGTTTGCTGTTTGCAATCCTTGGGCCACTGTTGTGGGGAATTAATAGTGTCGTAGTTGACATGTTATTTGCGCAGGGCGTCAATGCGCGTTGGTTTGCTACCTTTCGATTGATAGTGGCAGGTGCGGTCTTGCTCGTTTGGGCCTATTTGAAACAGGGTAATCAAATTTTTGCGCCGTTTAAGCGCTGGCGAGATGCTGGGCATTTGTTAGTATTCTCGTTTTTGGGCATGTTATTTGTCCAATACACCTATATTATGGCGATTGAAGCGGGAAATGCCGCTACCGCAACGGTGTTACAATTTACGAATCCAATTATGATTGCCATTTTCTTGGCAATTCGACATTGGCAACTGCCGGCCCGACAAGATGTTATCGCCATTATTTTTGCAGTTGTCGGCACAGTCTTAATTGCCACGCATGGCCAAATTGGCACACTAGCAATGTCGACACCCGCGTTAGTTTGGGGCTTACTAGCTGGTGTGGGCGCGGTCTTTTATACGTTATTACCGCATCAATTGATTACAAAATTTGGCGCAGTCACAGTGAGTGCCTGGGCGATGGCGATTAGTGGCATTGGGATTAATTTTGTGAATCCAGTTTGGATTGACGCGCCAGATTGGCGTTTACCAGTCATTGGGTTACTCAGCTTTTCAATTTTGATTGGGACAGCGTTTGCTTATGTGGTGTTTATTCAGAGCTTGGCTTGGATTAAACCAACAGTAGCCAGCACATTAGGTGCCCTGGAACCGTTGATGGGGACGATATTAAGCATCCTGATTTTCCATATCGCATTTGGTGTGGCAGATATGATTGGCTCAATCTTAATTATTAGCACCGTCTTTATTCAAGCGTTGCGTCGAACAATTTAA
- a CDS encoding Gfo/Idh/MocA family oxidoreductase, with product MLNIAYVGFGKSTNRYHLPYLKLRLDKFRVGRVVTPTLGKRPADQAYWEATGTIFSTDIQDILDDDTIDLVVVVTPSSSHFTVAKQLLAAGKNVLVDKPMAANLAEAQTLVQLAREQQLFLMPYQSRRYDSDFLTVQHILNHGYLGRLVELEVHMDHYRPSDGVVSGPTIDGSLFGHGVHLVDQVVSLLGAPQAATYDLRATRELGADVDDQIEVNLFYEDAVKATVQTTELAMVQHPKWQLRGTKGTFIKYNVDEQENDLKAGVMPGTPGFGLDAPQNYGQLVYVNQSGDRIEKQIPSVPGDYGRIYDSVFDTLTHGAPKLVSDEQMLTVMTILSAADFNHSPSVVKF from the coding sequence ATGTTAAATATTGCTTATGTTGGTTTTGGTAAAAGTACGAATCGTTACCATTTACCGTATTTAAAGTTACGTTTGGATAAATTCCGCGTTGGTCGTGTTGTGACGCCAACACTTGGCAAGCGGCCGGCTGATCAAGCTTACTGGGAAGCAACTGGGACGATTTTTTCAACCGATATACAAGATATTTTAGACGACGACACGATTGATTTAGTGGTGGTCGTCACGCCATCTAGCAGTCATTTCACTGTTGCCAAGCAGTTGTTAGCCGCTGGCAAGAACGTGTTGGTTGATAAGCCAATGGCAGCTAATCTCGCTGAGGCACAAACATTAGTCCAACTGGCACGTGAGCAACAGTTATTTTTGATGCCGTACCAATCGCGACGCTATGACAGTGATTTTTTAACCGTACAACATATTTTGAATCATGGTTATTTGGGGCGTTTGGTTGAGTTGGAAGTCCACATGGACCATTATCGACCTTCAGATGGAGTGGTCTCAGGACCTACGATTGATGGGTCACTCTTTGGTCACGGGGTCCATTTAGTTGATCAAGTGGTGAGTTTACTCGGAGCACCACAAGCTGCAACCTATGATTTACGAGCAACGCGTGAATTAGGGGCAGACGTCGATGATCAAATTGAAGTGAATTTATTCTATGAGGATGCCGTAAAAGCGACGGTACAAACCACCGAATTAGCGATGGTACAACACCCAAAGTGGCAATTACGTGGGACAAAAGGCACGTTTATCAAGTATAATGTTGATGAACAGGAAAATGATTTAAAAGCCGGCGTGATGCCAGGCACACCAGGATTTGGCCTTGATGCGCCACAAAATTATGGACAACTGGTTTATGTGAATCAAAGTGGTGATCGCATTGAAAAGCAGATACCAAGTGTACCAGGCGATTATGGGCGCATTTATGACAGTGTTTTTGACACGCTGACACATGGCGCACCCAAATTGGTGAGTGATGAACAAATGTTAACGGTGATGACAATCTTGTCGGCGGCTGATTTTAATCATAGTCCGAGTGTTGTAAAATTTTAA
- the glyS gene encoding glycine--tRNA ligase subunit beta, which translates to MSTFLLEIGLEEVPAHLVTPSEAQLVTRTAAFLAEHRLAVGEIKAYSTPRRLAVQLLDVAAESETLSEEKRGPSIDRAKDEQGNWTKAAQGFARGQGATPEDFEERDGYVWLTKTTPGVPAAEILAQIGDEVVAQMKFSTYMKWANNAFLYVRPIRWLVALLDDKVLDFSILDVQTDRITRGHRFLSNEQVTIPTAEDYVETLRAAHVLVDADERRATISQQLAAIAQENGWVLQLDSDKSQDLLEEVNNIVEWPTAFAGSFDDKYLAVPDDVLMTSMREHQRFFYVTDQSGQLLPHFLSVRNGNDEHLGNVIAGNEKVLVARLEDAEFFYHEDQQKTIADYMAKVEKLVFHEKIGTVYEHMQRVGLLAAELADKLGFDDTKKADLARAADIYKFDLMTGMVGEFDELQGIMGEHYAQLFGENTAVATAVREHYMPTSAAGEVAQSDIGAVLAIADKLDTLVTFFAADLVPSGSNDPYGLRRAATGIVRTLQAKQWRIALAPLLESFIAKTGDVSSHADTAAIRAFILDRVRKLALDAGTRQDLVAAGTANVVNLDVVYVAQRVQTLAQHADDANFRDVIASLTRVSRLAVKYYTDATVDPALFENEAEVALYAATQSLDLHTLVLAGSEAVYQALANLQAPIAAYFDETMVNVDDEAVKNNRYAQLHLINRLISGLGDLEKIVIK; encoded by the coding sequence ATGTCAACATTTTTACTAGAAATTGGATTGGAAGAAGTGCCGGCGCATTTGGTCACCCCATCAGAAGCGCAACTGGTAACGCGGACTGCAGCCTTTTTAGCCGAACATCGCTTAGCTGTAGGGGAAATTAAGGCTTATTCAACGCCTCGTCGTTTAGCCGTACAATTATTAGATGTCGCTGCTGAATCAGAAACTTTGTCAGAAGAAAAGCGTGGGCCTTCAATTGACCGTGCAAAAGATGAACAAGGGAACTGGACAAAGGCAGCCCAAGGGTTTGCGCGCGGCCAAGGGGCAACGCCCGAAGACTTTGAAGAACGTGATGGCTATGTCTGGCTAACAAAGACAACGCCTGGTGTGCCAGCGGCAGAAATTTTAGCACAAATTGGCGATGAAGTTGTCGCACAAATGAAGTTCTCAACGTACATGAAGTGGGCCAACAACGCTTTCTTATATGTGCGACCAATTCGTTGGTTGGTCGCCTTACTGGATGACAAGGTGCTGGATTTCAGTATTTTAGATGTTCAAACAGACCGGATTACGCGGGGTCACCGCTTCTTGTCAAACGAACAAGTGACAATTCCGACTGCTGAGGATTATGTTGAAACCTTAAGAGCTGCGCATGTGTTGGTTGATGCTGACGAACGTCGGGCAACAATCAGTCAACAGTTGGCAGCCATTGCGCAAGAAAATGGCTGGGTGTTGCAACTTGATTCTGACAAGTCACAAGACTTATTGGAAGAAGTCAACAACATTGTTGAATGGCCAACGGCCTTTGCGGGTAGCTTTGATGACAAGTATTTGGCCGTACCAGATGATGTGTTGATGACTTCAATGCGTGAACACCAACGTTTCTTTTACGTGACTGATCAATCAGGTCAACTCTTGCCACACTTCCTATCAGTTCGTAATGGGAATGATGAACATTTGGGTAACGTGATTGCTGGTAATGAAAAGGTATTGGTAGCACGTTTGGAAGATGCTGAATTTTTCTATCATGAAGACCAACAAAAGACCATTGCGGATTATATGGCAAAAGTTGAAAAATTGGTTTTCCACGAAAAAATTGGGACTGTTTACGAACATATGCAACGTGTCGGCCTTTTGGCAGCCGAATTAGCGGATAAGTTAGGTTTCGATGACACGAAGAAAGCCGATTTGGCACGTGCAGCTGACATTTATAAGTTTGATTTGATGACAGGTATGGTCGGTGAATTCGACGAATTGCAAGGTATTATGGGTGAGCACTATGCGCAACTGTTCGGTGAAAACACTGCAGTTGCAACAGCCGTACGCGAACATTACATGCCAACGTCTGCTGCCGGTGAAGTAGCTCAATCAGATATTGGTGCTGTCTTAGCGATCGCTGACAAATTAGATACTTTGGTGACATTTTTTGCCGCCGATCTTGTCCCATCAGGGTCAAATGACCCTTATGGTTTACGGCGTGCAGCGACAGGGATTGTCCGTACATTACAAGCCAAGCAGTGGCGAATTGCGTTAGCACCATTGCTTGAAAGCTTTATTGCCAAAACAGGTGACGTATCAAGCCATGCTGATACTGCAGCAATCCGTGCCTTTATTTTAGATCGTGTCCGAAAGTTAGCCCTTGATGCTGGCACACGTCAAGATCTTGTAGCAGCCGGTACTGCTAATGTCGTGAACTTGGATGTTGTGTATGTGGCACAACGAGTACAAACACTAGCCCAACATGCTGATGATGCGAACTTCCGTGATGTCATTGCGTCATTGACACGTGTGTCACGCTTGGCTGTGAAGTATTACACGGATGCGACAGTTGATCCTGCTTTGTTTGAAAATGAAGCTGAAGTGGCGTTGTATGCGGCAACGCAATCACTTGATTTGCACACGCTAGTGCTAGCAGGCAGTGAAGCTGTTTACCAAGCATTGGCCAACTTACAAGCCCCAATTGCGGCTTACTTTGATGAGACAATGGTCAATGTTGACGACGAAGCCGTTAAAAATAATCGTTATGCACAACTACATCTGATTAACCGCTTGATTTCAGGATTGGGTGATTTAGAAAAAATCGTCATTAAGTAA
- the glyQ gene encoding glycine--tRNA ligase subunit alpha: MTNKLSMQDIILTLQQYWAKQGANLMQAYDNEVGAGTQSPYTFLRANGPEPWNAAYVQPSRRPADGRYGDNPNRLFQHHQFQVVMKPSPVNIQELYLGSLEALGIKPLEHDIRFVEDNWENPSMGAAGIGWEVWLDGMEVTQFTYFQQVGGIEVDSVTAEVTYGLERLASYIQDVPTVYDLEWGNGVLYGDIFKEPEFEHSTYAFEASDQDMLLRHFDEYEAEATRLLGLGLVHPAYDYILKSSHTFNLLDARGTVSVTERAGYLHRIRTMARQVSKVFIEERAKLGFPLLKDEALREKYLGENGKYTVDETV; encoded by the coding sequence ATGACAAATAAATTATCAATGCAAGATATTATTTTAACGTTGCAACAATACTGGGCGAAGCAAGGCGCAAACCTGATGCAAGCCTATGATAATGAAGTGGGGGCCGGTACCCAATCCCCATATACGTTCCTACGCGCTAATGGGCCAGAACCTTGGAACGCGGCTTACGTACAACCTTCTCGTCGACCAGCCGATGGCCGTTATGGGGATAACCCAAATCGTTTGTTCCAACACCACCAATTCCAAGTGGTAATGAAGCCCAGTCCAGTTAATATCCAAGAACTTTACTTGGGGTCATTGGAAGCCTTGGGCATTAAGCCACTAGAACATGATATTCGCTTTGTTGAAGATAACTGGGAAAATCCTTCAATGGGTGCGGCTGGTATTGGTTGGGAAGTTTGGCTTGATGGCATGGAAGTCACGCAATTTACTTATTTCCAACAAGTTGGTGGGATTGAAGTCGATTCTGTCACGGCTGAAGTAACGTATGGTTTGGAACGTTTGGCTTCTTATATTCAAGATGTCCCAACTGTCTATGATTTAGAATGGGGCAATGGCGTCCTTTATGGTGATATTTTCAAGGAACCTGAATTTGAACATTCAACTTACGCCTTTGAAGCGTCAGATCAAGACATGCTCTTGCGTCATTTTGACGAATATGAAGCCGAAGCGACACGTTTGTTAGGCCTTGGCTTAGTACACCCAGCCTATGACTATATTTTGAAGTCATCACATACCTTTAATTTGTTGGATGCCCGTGGCACTGTGTCTGTGACGGAACGTGCAGGGTACCTTCACCGTATTCGAACAATGGCCCGCCAAGTGTCAAAGGTTTTCATCGAAGAACGTGCTAAGTTAGGCTTCCCCTTGTTGAAAGACGAAGCCTTGCGGGAGAAGTATCTGGGTGAAAATGGTAAATATACGGTGGATGAAACAGTCTAA
- a CDS encoding iron chaperone, translating into MAPAREFEAYFDDPDIPEQHLAQLQRVRQFVHEIYPDITERVAYAMPGFYPVEGKKATETLLFVMAQKNWLGIYALPEFNVTYQDFLTAEHLQMGKGSIQVPYDYPADKLRTLVGKIILYNLKRFHFNVPATTLQFA; encoded by the coding sequence ATGGCACCAGCAAGAGAATTTGAAGCTTATTTTGATGATCCCGATATCCCTGAACAACACTTGGCGCAGTTGCAACGCGTGCGTCAGTTTGTCCATGAGATTTATCCGGACATTACGGAACGGGTTGCCTATGCCATGCCAGGTTTTTATCCAGTAGAAGGCAAAAAAGCAACCGAAACACTGCTCTTTGTAATGGCACAAAAAAATTGGTTGGGCATCTACGCGTTGCCAGAATTTAATGTGACCTATCAAGACTTTTTAACTGCTGAGCACCTGCAAATGGGTAAAGGGTCAATTCAAGTCCCTTATGATTATCCAGCCGATAAATTACGCACGTTGGTTGGAAAAATTATACTGTATAATTTGAAACGGTTTCATTTCAATGTGCCAGCCACCACGTTACAATTTGCCTAA
- a CDS encoding DUF805 domain-containing protein, whose amino-acid sequence MSRSWQYWRLGLNFREGAYRLDFWWMRAINVVLELMLLAIPVIFFQSWYWGFQSLAIFSVIKLVPDMALLTRRLRDTGLALNQIMFVMLSPSLLWIGVQVVAEFGLIFLLPIVVLGYFGWFVFMVSRRSAYWTPQLNQKQKLAYGFGFVGLIMLTMTFTGYLMVAGQTTINRLLQPVLSDPKTATAGSVADTAASKSASSSATQHNTSAASSSVPEKPVTRKADDKQTTAYRQLPTMTIGDASFGFMTVNGQWQQDPTTLQWWQLAQNIVIDTRDRGQGFGVDTASFTFKAISSQSHFQLTTQGEMSGTRYDGTYQSPTATQPDAMSYLEWRMPDHQLRAVYVIAPTIALRNLVVDQIIQSYHV is encoded by the coding sequence ATGAGCAGGTCTTGGCAATATTGGCGACTGGGGTTGAATTTTCGTGAAGGCGCCTACCGGTTGGACTTTTGGTGGATGCGGGCCATTAATGTGGTTCTGGAACTCATGCTATTAGCGATACCTGTCATCTTTTTTCAGTCATGGTATTGGGGATTTCAAAGTCTTGCGATATTTTCTGTTATCAAACTGGTACCAGATATGGCTTTGCTGACACGTCGACTAAGAGATACTGGTCTGGCACTCAACCAAATAATGTTTGTGATGCTAAGTCCATCCTTATTGTGGATTGGTGTACAGGTTGTCGCAGAATTTGGGCTCATTTTTTTGCTACCGATTGTGGTATTGGGCTATTTTGGTTGGTTTGTTTTTATGGTCTCTCGACGATCAGCGTATTGGACACCACAACTTAATCAAAAACAAAAACTGGCCTATGGTTTTGGTTTTGTTGGCCTAATCATGTTGACTATGACGTTCACCGGCTACCTGATGGTAGCGGGGCAAACGACAATCAATCGTCTCTTACAGCCTGTTTTATCTGATCCGAAAACAGCTACCGCTGGTTCAGTAGCTGATACGGCTGCATCAAAATCGGCATCATCAAGTGCTACGCAACATAACACATCGGCAGCATCGTCATCAGTACCCGAAAAACCAGTGACGCGAAAGGCTGATGATAAGCAGACAACGGCTTATCGGCAATTGCCGACGATGACGATTGGGGATGCGAGTTTTGGTTTTATGACGGTGAATGGGCAGTGGCAACAAGATCCCACAACCTTACAATGGTGGCAACTCGCGCAAAATATTGTGATTGATACCCGCGATCGTGGTCAGGGATTTGGGGTCGATACGGCGAGTTTTACCTTTAAAGCGATTAGTAGTCAAAGTCACTTTCAATTAACGACCCAGGGTGAGATGTCTGGTACACGCTACGATGGGACTTATCAGTCACCGACCGCAACGCAACCAGATGCGATGAGTTATTTGGAATGGCGGATGCCAGATCATCAATTGCGCGCAGTGTATGTCATTGCGCCGACGATAGCATTACGTAATTTGGTCGTTGATCAAATTATTCAATCATATCATGTGTAG
- the frr gene encoding ribosome recycling factor has product MAFDITDAKARMQGAQDALQRELGSIRTGRANPRILDRIEVEYYGAMTPLNQVASISVPEARILLITPFDKSVLDEIIRAINMSDLGLNPASDGNIVRLAIPQMTEEGRKELAKQVKAEAEKAKVSVRNVRRDAMDSVKKDKELPEDVARKAEDAIQKLTDDNIKAIDAIAAEKEKELLTI; this is encoded by the coding sequence ATGGCTTTTGATATAACAGATGCAAAGGCGCGTATGCAAGGCGCACAAGATGCATTACAACGTGAACTTGGTAGTATCCGGACAGGACGTGCGAACCCACGTATTTTGGATCGCATTGAAGTGGAATATTATGGGGCAATGACACCCTTGAATCAAGTGGCGTCAATCTCAGTACCAGAAGCACGTATCTTGTTGATCACACCATTTGATAAGTCAGTGCTTGACGAAATCATTCGGGCAATTAACATGTCTGATCTTGGACTAAATCCAGCTTCAGATGGGAATATTGTGCGTTTGGCGATTCCACAAATGACAGAAGAAGGTCGTAAGGAATTAGCTAAGCAAGTGAAAGCTGAAGCTGAAAAGGCGAAAGTTTCAGTTCGTAATGTGCGTCGTGATGCAATGGATAGCGTGAAAAAGGACAAGGAATTGCCTGAAGACGTTGCCCGTAAAGCTGAAGATGCTATCCAAAAGTTGACGGATGACAACATTAAGGCAATTGATGCGATTGCAGCCGAAAAAGAAAAAGAATTGCTAACAATCTAA
- the pyrH gene encoding UMP kinase, with protein sequence MTDIKYKRVLMKLSGEALAGDKGQGIDLAVVSEIAQDLKEVHDLGTQIAIVVGGGNLWRGEPASKVGMERSRADYTGMLGTTMNALVLQDALERAGVDTRVQTAITMQQIAEPYIRGRAIRHLEKGRIVIFAAGTGSPYFSTDTTAALRANEINADAILMGKNGVDGVYDSDPNKNADAVKFTELTHLDILQKGLKVMDSTASSLSMDNNMPLVVFNLNTPGNLKRVVLGENIGTTVTGGK encoded by the coding sequence ATGACTGATATTAAATACAAACGTGTATTGATGAAACTTTCGGGCGAAGCATTAGCTGGCGACAAAGGGCAAGGCATCGACCTTGCCGTAGTTTCTGAAATTGCGCAAGATTTGAAAGAAGTACACGATCTTGGCACACAAATCGCCATTGTTGTCGGCGGTGGTAACCTTTGGCGTGGTGAACCCGCATCAAAAGTTGGGATGGAACGTTCTCGTGCCGATTACACGGGGATGCTTGGCACAACCATGAATGCTTTGGTGTTACAAGATGCCTTGGAACGTGCTGGCGTTGATACACGTGTACAAACAGCCATTACGATGCAACAAATTGCCGAACCTTATATTCGTGGGCGCGCGATTCGTCACCTTGAAAAAGGTCGGATTGTGATTTTTGCAGCCGGAACAGGTTCACCTTACTTCTCAACAGATACAACGGCAGCTTTGCGTGCTAATGAAATTAACGCGGATGCCATTTTGATGGGTAAGAACGGTGTGGACGGCGTCTATGATTCTGATCCAAACAAGAATGCGGATGCCGTTAAATTTACTGAATTAACACACTTAGATATTTTGCAAAAAGGTTTGAAAGTGATGGACTCAACCGCAAGCTCACTTTCAATGGATAATAACATGCCACTTGTGGTCTTTAACCTGAACACCCCTGGCAATTTGAAGCGTGTCGTATTGGGTGAAAATATTGGAACAACAGTTACAGGAGGAAAATAA
- the tsf gene encoding translation elongation factor Ts: MAITAAQVKELRDKTSVGMMDAKKALVEADGDLDKAIDLLREKGMAKAAKKGDRIAAEGMTYVAVKGNKAAIIELNSETDFVAGNAEFNDLLKTVANTIVENSPADVEAALALEVEAGQTLNEKIIGTTQITGEKITLRRFTVVEKADSENFGAYSHLAGSISALVVVEGASEEAAKDIAMHVAAIAPQYVSDADVPAEVVEKEKAVQLASEDLAGKPDNIKEKMVEGRIKKFLAEISLLDQAFVKNGDQTVAEFIASQNGSVKSFVRYQVGDGIEKKVTDLAEEVAKQLG, from the coding sequence ATGGCAATTACTGCTGCACAAGTAAAAGAACTACGTGATAAGACATCTGTTGGTATGATGGATGCGAAGAAGGCTTTGGTTGAAGCTGACGGTGACCTTGACAAGGCAATCGACTTGCTCCGTGAAAAGGGTATGGCTAAGGCCGCTAAGAAGGGCGACCGTATTGCTGCTGAAGGTATGACTTACGTTGCCGTTAAGGGTAACAAGGCTGCCATCATCGAATTGAACTCAGAAACTGACTTCGTGGCTGGTAACGCTGAATTCAACGATTTGTTGAAGACTGTTGCTAACACAATCGTTGAAAACTCACCAGCAGACGTTGAAGCTGCTTTGGCTTTGGAAGTTGAAGCTGGTCAAACTTTGAACGAAAAGATCATCGGTACAACACAAATTACTGGTGAAAAGATCACTTTGCGTCGTTTCACAGTTGTTGAAAAGGCAGATTCAGAAAACTTCGGTGCTTATTCTCACTTGGCAGGTTCAATTTCAGCATTGGTTGTTGTTGAAGGTGCCTCTGAAGAAGCTGCTAAGGACATCGCAATGCACGTTGCTGCCATTGCACCACAATACGTATCAGACGCTGATGTACCTGCTGAAGTTGTTGAAAAGGAAAAGGCTGTTCAATTAGCTTCTGAAGACTTGGCTGGTAAGCCTGACAACATCAAGGAAAAGATGGTTGAAGGTCGTATCAAGAAGTTCTTGGCTGAAATTTCATTGTTGGATCAAGCGTTCGTTAAGAATGGTGATCAAACTGTTGCCGAATTTATTGCATCACAAAATGGTTCAGTAAAGTCATTTGTCCGTTACCAAGTTGGTGATGGTATCGAAAAGAAAGTGACTGATTTGGCCGAAGAAGTTGCTAAGCAATTGGGTTAA
- the rpsB gene encoding 30S ribosomal protein S2: MAVISMKELLEAGVHFGHQTRRWDPKMDEFIFTERNGIHIIDLQKTVKLVDEAYNFMRNASADGATFLFVGTKKQASDAIAEEATRAGQYYINHRWLGGTLTNWNTIKTRIQRLKDLEAMAEDGTFDQLPKKEVVLLNKQREKLNKFLGGIKDMPGLPDVLFVVDPKKEEIAVKEANMLNIPVVAMIDTNANPEVVDVKIPANDDAIRAVRLITSKMADAIIEGRQGQDSAPEDAFVEGDETTESIEEIVSIVEEGNN, encoded by the coding sequence ATGGCAGTTATTTCAATGAAAGAACTCCTCGAAGCAGGAGTACACTTCGGTCACCAAACACGTCGTTGGGACCCAAAGATGGATGAATTTATCTTTACAGAACGTAATGGTATTCACATCATCGATTTGCAAAAGACAGTTAAGTTAGTTGATGAAGCTTACAACTTCATGCGTAACGCATCAGCTGATGGCGCAACTTTCTTGTTCGTTGGGACAAAGAAGCAAGCTTCAGACGCAATTGCTGAAGAAGCAACACGCGCTGGTCAATACTACATCAACCACCGTTGGTTGGGTGGTACTTTGACAAACTGGAACACAATCAAGACACGTATCCAACGTTTGAAGGATTTGGAAGCAATGGCCGAAGACGGCACATTTGACCAATTGCCTAAGAAGGAAGTTGTGTTGTTGAACAAGCAACGCGAAAAGTTGAACAAGTTCTTGGGTGGTATCAAGGACATGCCTGGTTTGCCAGACGTTTTGTTCGTTGTTGATCCTAAGAAGGAAGAAATCGCCGTTAAGGAAGCTAACATGTTGAACATTCCTGTTGTGGCAATGATCGACACAAACGCTAACCCTGAAGTGGTTGACGTTAAGATTCCTGCAAACGATGACGCTATTCGTGCCGTTCGTTTGATCACTTCAAAGATGGCTGATGCTATTATCGAAGGTCGTCAAGGTCAAGATTCAGCACCTGAAGATGCATTCGTTGAAGGCGATGAAACAACAGAATCAATCGAAGAAATTGTTAGCATTGTCGAAGAAGGCAACAACTAA
- a CDS encoding GIY-YIG nuclease family protein has translation MKPYFFYVLYTADGYFYGGFTDDVQRRLATHEKGQGAKFTRVKSRHPLQLIYSESFATKGDALRAEAAFKRLTRAKKEAFLVTRGVSATIWEK, from the coding sequence ATGAAACCCTACTTTTTTTATGTGCTTTATACAGCGGATGGCTACTTTTATGGTGGCTTTACCGATGATGTGCAGCGGCGGTTAGCCACGCACGAAAAAGGGCAAGGCGCGAAATTCACCCGAGTTAAATCACGACATCCGTTGCAACTCATTTATTCGGAAAGTTTTGCCACGAAAGGCGATGCGTTACGTGCCGAAGCGGCTTTTAAACGGTTAACCCGCGCTAAAAAAGAAGCTTTCCTAGTGACACGTGGTGTTTCAGCCACAATTTGGGAAAAATAG